A single Numenius arquata chromosome 1, bNumArq3.hap1.1, whole genome shotgun sequence DNA region contains:
- the TSKU gene encoding tsukushi, whose translation MQFLPWFNLLLLLPCFGTTKTCFPGCHCEVESFGLFDSFSLTKVDCSGIGSHIVPVPIPLDTSYLDLSSNKLETINESMLTGPGYTTLVSLDLSYNKIAKISSTTFSRLRYLESLDLSHNSLEVLPEDCFSSSPLGDIDLSNNKLLDIAMDIFASKGQGKPLNVDLSSNMLSTITRHREKSIPNIQNLNLSGNRLTSVPNLQGIPLRYLNLDGNPLVKIEKGDFRGLKDLIHLSLSGLCGFGELSPYSFKELPALQVLDLSNNPNLKSLPAEVIFGLNSLQELNLSGTGVSSLPKTVLKYLPSIKSITLGKNIQCLKTIKEGQYHRQIGLTKKEVLSCHDSHGSVAAAPYVS comes from the coding sequence ATGCAGTTCCTACCCTGGTTcaatttgctgcttctccttccttgttTTGGCACCACCAAAACCTGCTTCCCCGGCTGCCACTGCGAAGTAGAAAGCTTTGGCCTCTTTGACAGCTTTAGCTTGACCAAGGTGGACTGCAGTGGAATAGGCTCACACATTGTTCCTGTCCCAATCCCTCTAGATACCTCCTACTTGGACCTATCATCAAACAAACTGGAAACAATCAATGAATCGATGCTTACTGGCCCTGGATACACCACCTTGGTGAGCCTTGACCTGAGCTACAACAAAATTGCCAAGATTTCCTCCACAACCTTCTCCAGGCTGCGGTACCTGGAGTCCTTGGATCTGAGTCATAACTCTCTGGAAGTCCTCCCGGAGGACTGTTTCTCCAGTTCTCCTTTGGGCGACATAGATTTGAGCAATAACAAGCTTTTGGATATAGCTATGGACATTTTTGCTTCAAAAGGTCAAGGAAAACCCCTGAATGTGGATCTATCCAGTAATATGCTCAGCACAATTACAAGGCACCGTGAAAAGAGCATCCCCAACATCCAGAACTTAAATCTTTCTGGAAACAGGCTGACATCAGTGCCAAACCTTCAAGGGATTCCTCTCCGATATTTAAATCTTGATGGGAACCCTCTAGTCAAGATTGAGAAAGGAGACTTCAGAGGGCTGAAAGATTTGATTCATTTATCCCTCAGTGGCCTGTGTGGCTTTGGAGAATTATCTCCTTATAGCTTCAAGGAACTACCAGCTCTCCAAGTTCTGGATTTATCCAACAATCCCAACTTAAAGTCACTGCCTGCTGAAGTTATCTTTGGTCTGAACTCCCTACAAGAGCTCAACCTCTCCGGGACAGGTGTGTCGTCCTTGCCAAAGACTGTGCTGAAATACCTGCCTTCCATCAAAAGCATCACCCTGGGGAAGAACATACAGTGTCTTAAGACCATCAAAGAAGGAC